A region of Vigna radiata var. radiata cultivar VC1973A chromosome 6, Vradiata_ver6, whole genome shotgun sequence DNA encodes the following proteins:
- the LOC106763649 gene encoding uncharacterized protein LOC106763649, whose amino-acid sequence MWRERALIVLVVLLHQIHGGDGCSPSSCGKVTNISYPFRLKGDPEGCGRYELSCENNITVLSLLSGTFHVEAINYNNFTIRLVDPGLQPTNCSSLPRYSLSPSNFTDLSLDALRPFGGFLYNFYPYYDEFLYEHIVFLNCSHGVSGNSKYVDTGGCVNWESKGYIYAMAVDDLLAKDLEVGCQVKQVTGTSWWGLETYEYSYATIHTALLYGFQLSWIPLACHDHCSGPYDCYFNSSSKKLQCQGMT is encoded by the coding sequence ATGTGGAGAGAGAGAGCATTGATAGTGTTGGTGGTTCTACTCCACCAAATTCATGGAGGAGATGGTTGCTCCCCCAGTTCCTGTGGCAAAGTCACCAACATATCTTATCCATTCCGATTGAAAGGAGACCCAGAAGGGTGCGGTCGGTATGAGCTATCTTGTGAAAACAATATAACGGTGTTATCTCTGTTATCTGGAACATTTCATGTGGAGGCCATCAACTACAATAATTTCACAATCCGACTGGTGGATCCTGGACTTCAACCCACGAACTGCTCCTCCCTTCCCCGCTATTCTTTGTCTCCCTCCAATTTCACTGATCTTTCCCTAGACGCCTTGCGTCCCTTCGGTGGATTTCTGTATAACTTTTATCCTTATTACGATGAGTTTTTGTACGAGCATATAGTATTTTTGAATTGTAGTCATGGAGTGAGTGGGAACAGTAAGTATGTGGATACTGGTGGATGCGTGAATTGGGAGTCCAAAGGTTACATATACGCTATGGCTGTTGATGACCTATTAGCAAAGGACTTGGAAGTTGGTTGTCAAGTAAAGCAGGTTACTGGCACATCTTGGTGGGGTTTGGAAACATATGAATATTCCTATGCCACGATCCACACAGCGCTACTTTATGGATTTCAGCTTTCATGGATTCCTCTCGCCTGTCATGATCATTGTTCAGGTCCTTATGACTGCTATTTCAATTCTTCCAGCAAGAAGCTTCAATGCCAGGGTATGACATAA
- the LOC106763648 gene encoding rust resistance kinase Lr10-like: protein MRTQIPATQHIPHERQQDKCSLRRRTKNFKEIAAAQVGGEDRKMGLLRSIGRQDQDNEEFDFNRYGSGYTSGLIALGHYGIPYFIVRNVAGTILFIVFLVYKWRRRHSSVYESIENYLEQNSLMPIRYSYKEIKKMAKGFNEKLGEGGYGSVFKGKLRSGPSVAIKVLRNSKGKGEDFISEVATIGRIHHQNVVHLIGYCAEGSKRALVYDFMLNGSLDKFIFSKEGNLNLTYDTIHDIAIGVARGISYLHHGCEMQILHFDIKPHNILLDEKFTPKISDFGLAKLYSTDKSVVSMTAARGTIGYMAPELFYKNVGRISHKSDVYSFGMFLMEIASKRKNLNPHAEHSSQLYFPFWIYDQLDKGKDIEMEDVTENENKIVKKMIIVSLWCIQLKPNDRPSMNKVVEMLEGDFANLKLPPKPSLFPHETLEDDERISSHQPTLSDFVGSSSYPLKIVSNESM, encoded by the exons atgcgAACACAGATCCCAGCTACGCAGCACATTCCACACGAACGCCAACAGGACAAATGTTCTCTGAGAAGAAGAACCAAGAACTTCAAAGAGATAGCAGCTGCACAGGTTGGAGGGGAGGATAGGAAGATGG GATTGCTTAGATCAATAGGTAGACAAGACCAAGATAATGAAGAATTTGATTTCAATAGATATGGATCTGGATATACATCAGGGTTAATTGCGTTGGGACACTATGGTATACCATACTTCATAGTTAGAAATGTTGCTGGCACCATATTGTTTATTGTGTTTTTGGTATACAAATGGAGAAGAAGACATTCGTCAGTATATGAAagtattgaaaattatttagagCAAAATAGTTTGATGCCTATTCGATACTCATACAAGGAGATTAAGAAGATGGCCAAAGGTTTCAATGAAAAGTTGGGTGAAGGAGGTTATGGCTCTGTATTCAAGGGGAAGTTGCGAAGTGGACCTTCTGTTGCCATAAAAGTGTTACGAAATTCAAAAGGTAAAGGAGAAGATTTTATCAGTGAAGTTGCAACAATTGGAAGAATACATCACCAAAATGTAGTGCATTTAATTGGATATTGTGCTGAGGGCTCGAAACGTGCCCTTGTCTATGACTTCATGCTCAATGGATCTCttgacaaatttatattttctaaagaaGGGAATCTAAATTTAACCTATGACACAATACATGATATAGCAATTGGAGTAGCACGTGGAATTTCGTATCTACATCATGGGTGTGAGATGCAGATTTTGCATTTTGACATCAAACCCCACAACATCCTGCTTGATGAAAAATTCACCCCAAAGATATCTGATTTTGGATTGGCAAAACTATATTCAACAGATAAAAGTGTTGTGAGTATGACAGCAGCCAGAGGAACAATTGGGTACATGGCTCCAgagttgttttataaaaatgtcgGAAGAATATCACATAAGTCTGATGTTTATAGCTTTGGAATGTTTTTGATGGAAATAGCAAGCAAGAGGAAAAACCTAAACCCCCATGCAGAGCATTCAAGCCAACTTTACTTTCCCTTTTGGATTTATGATCAACTTGATAAAGGGAAAGATATAGAAATGGAAGATGTCACCGAGAATGagaacaaaattgtaaaaaagatGATCATAGTTTCACTTTGGTGTATACAATTGAAACCAAATGATCGCCCTTCCATGAATAAAGTAGTGGAAATGCTTGAAGGAGACTTTGCAAACCTAAAATTACCTCCAAAACCTTCTCTGTTTCCTCATGAAACATTGGAAGATGATGAAAGAATATCCTCTCATCAACCAACATTGTCTGACTTTGTTGGTTCGTCAAGTTATCCACTTAAGATTGTCTCAAATGAAAGTATGTGA
- the LOC106763650 gene encoding uncharacterized protein LOC106763650, producing MNLAGLSNNVIKFNGLNYADWSEQIQFQLGVLDLDMAMMMDEMPAAITETSINDEKSLYEAWHRPNRLSLNLMRMSMAENVKPSMPKTENAKEFMKMIKEYSQSDITDKSXVGTLMSELTTKKFDWSQPIHEHVTGMANIAARLKSMGMEVNESFLVQFIMNSLPAEFGQFQVNYNTIKDKWNFQEIKAMLVQEVTSRK from the coding sequence ATGAATTTAGCAGGTTTGAGCAACAACGTCATCAAGTTTAATGGGCTAAATTATGCCGATTGGTCAGAACAAATCCAGTTCCAACTAGGTGTTTTAGACTTGGACATGGCTATGATGATGGATGAAATGCCCGCAGCCATTACAGAGACCAGTATAAATGATGAGAAGTCTCTTTATGAGGCTTGGCATAGGCCTAACAGGTTGTCACTAAACTTGATGCGCATGTCTATGGCAGAGAACGTAAAGCCTTCCATGCCCAAAACAGAAAACGCAAAGGAATTTATGAAAATGATCAAGGAGTACTCACAATCAGACATAACTGACAAGTCTANTGTGGGAACTCTCATGAGTGAGCTGACTACCAAAAAGTTTGACTGGTCACAGCCCATACATGAGCATGTAACAGGAATGGCTAATATAGCAGCTAGATTGAAGTCAATGGGAATGGAGGTGAATGAGTCCTTTCTAGTACAGTTCATCATGAACTCTCTTCCTGCTGAGTTTGGCCAGTTCCAAGTGAATTACAACACTATTAAGGATAAGTGGAACTTTCAAGAAATCAAAGCCATGTTGGTTCAAGAGGTCACTTCAAGAAAGTGA